The following are from one region of the Chitinivibrionales bacterium genome:
- the kaiC gene encoding circadian clock protein KaiC has translation MTQKLIKLSSGIGGLDAALRGGYPSGRTTLIHGETGTGKTIIGMHFLIEGAQNSEAGILISFEERADALRRNALTLGWDLAKLEKEGRLAVLDPRLDPRAVVTGEFSFAGLFALLEGLIRKLNVKRIVIDAVDVLLQLLENPARERNEIFMLHDWLLDHKLTALITMKLAGEQSYYPFVEFLTDCVVRLRAETTEHQRLLQIVKCRGSGFSSGANPYAISERGLVFHPLVDLEMSYPPITGHISTGFEELDHMMGGGYTKGGCTAIVGATGTGKTTISNTFARNACENGERVLYVNYEESAGHMVGMMKSSGIDLEPVIQKGSLKILSQMPEAVVPEIHLDNLMNAIEDHNPGYVIVDAVSSFDRMGSEATAFYFMLRLVTHCRRKGITVLLTNQITGKENIGEIFGIGYSSIIDTIVYLNYSSIGGEMNRTILIMKSRGSQHTNQFREFMITSDGIRFADIYSGKGGMLTGVARQEQEIREQQEERQRQYEVEAKKKEIERMKASSKAERLALQARIDKAIVELENLKSEDVIFDKAREQREIMRKSKDSEEKVLQKNRSSRRTRKGGQ, from the coding sequence ATGACCCAAAAACTCATAAAACTCTCTTCTGGAATTGGCGGCCTGGATGCAGCACTTCGCGGTGGTTATCCTTCCGGCCGTACAACACTTATCCACGGCGAAACCGGCACCGGAAAAACCATTATCGGCATGCATTTTCTGATTGAAGGCGCGCAGAATAGCGAGGCGGGCATACTGATTTCCTTTGAAGAACGCGCCGATGCACTCAGGCGTAACGCGCTTACTCTGGGATGGGATCTGGCGAAGCTCGAAAAGGAAGGACGCCTTGCGGTGCTTGATCCCCGGCTCGATCCCAGAGCAGTCGTCACAGGGGAATTCAGCTTTGCGGGACTCTTCGCCCTGCTTGAAGGCCTTATACGGAAACTGAATGTAAAACGTATTGTTATCGATGCAGTCGATGTTCTTCTGCAATTGCTTGAAAACCCCGCGAGGGAACGCAACGAAATTTTTATGCTTCACGACTGGCTTTTAGATCACAAACTCACCGCACTGATCACCATGAAGCTTGCCGGCGAACAGTCCTATTACCCCTTTGTGGAGTTTTTAACCGATTGTGTTGTCAGACTGAGGGCGGAGACCACCGAGCACCAACGGCTGCTGCAGATTGTCAAATGCCGCGGCTCCGGATTCAGCAGCGGCGCCAACCCCTACGCGATCAGCGAACGGGGATTGGTCTTTCATCCCTTGGTAGATCTGGAAATGTCCTATCCACCGATAACAGGCCATATCTCCACCGGCTTTGAGGAACTCGATCACATGATGGGCGGCGGGTATACCAAAGGAGGGTGCACCGCTATTGTCGGCGCCACCGGAACCGGCAAAACCACGATTTCCAATACCTTTGCGCGCAATGCATGCGAGAACGGCGAGCGGGTGTTGTATGTCAACTATGAAGAATCGGCCGGGCACATGGTTGGCATGATGAAAAGCTCGGGAATCGATCTCGAGCCGGTAATCCAAAAAGGTTCGCTCAAAATCCTCTCGCAAATGCCGGAAGCCGTCGTTCCTGAAATCCATTTAGATAATCTGATGAATGCCATTGAAGACCATAACCCAGGGTATGTAATTGTAGATGCGGTCTCCTCGTTTGATCGAATGGGCTCCGAGGCAACCGCTTTTTATTTCATGCTTCGGCTTGTCACGCATTGTCGCCGAAAAGGCATTACCGTTCTGCTTACCAACCAGATCACCGGGAAAGAAAATATCGGCGAAATTTTCGGAATCGGCTATTCATCGATTATCGATACGATTGTGTATCTTAACTATTCGTCAATCGGCGGGGAAATGAACCGCACGATTCTGATCATGAAATCCAGAGGTTCTCAGCATACCAATCAGTTTCGGGAATTCATGATAACTTCAGACGGTATACGATTTGCCGACATTTATAGCGGCAAAGGCGGCATGCTCACCGGCGTGGCCCGTCAGGAGCAGGAGATCCGTGAGCAGCAGGAAGAACGTCAGCGGCAGTACGAGGTTGAGGCCAAAAAGAAGGAAATCGAACGCATGAAGGCGTCCTCTAAAGCCGAAAGGCTGGCTTTGCAGGCCCGAATCGATAAAGCGATTGTCGAGCTTGAAAATCTGAAAAGTGAAGACGTCATTTTCGACAAAGCCCGTGAACAACGGGAAATTATGCGGAAAAGCAAAGATAGCGAAGAAAAAGTGCTACAGAAGAATCGCAGCTCCCGCCGCACCCGGAAAGGAGGCCAATGA
- a CDS encoding protein kinase: protein MDKRRHIRKRLFPTQTLLRGAMSPAPEQFGRYKVERLLGEGAMGRVYLAQDPVLGRNVAIKVISIAPLLKGANREEYLCRFSVEAKASAQLSHQSIVAVYDAGDEEGIPWIAFQYVEGRSLEDLLKEAGCLPVDRALSIAGDIASALRTAHHDKIIHRDIKPANILIDNTTGIAKLADFGVAKAPWAMLTQEGATLGSPGYMSPEQVDGAELDERSDIFSLGVVMYEMIAGKHPFARETVAATVYATLGGSYVPLREHAPDIPEDLEQGVARCLTPDKEQRLKSADELMSLLQNIDCTGKDRVVKSSLAAKKKFTQQSELPKIVIPVSGIMKFFVRIDELVRRNPTFNRVIDRSADLFVRLKPHAAVAKRRCGKVFMSGSRRLTRFIVAQYKKTAKVLAHNRRLRYASVGVSAGAVVVFVLLMLLSPGEESISESGISKLLSFPVPALSSNHRDIIDSCLVLMNRGDFDEAEEKAAALIKEKGAAAAYGYLLQGRIELEDEEYFAAKDAFEKALELPHGKRVLDKERHALLEQTKRLLTRERAPESLASLATHTLELAGYEKVQKWAYEKPYWLRWNTVRILEAAGKDVDMVEVYILDMNHGGSARTRIRAARKLGELGDKRAIPALKEVKEKGLRDPFVANVASSVLEKYFEE, encoded by the coding sequence ATGGATAAAAGAAGGCATATTCGAAAACGATTATTTCCCACCCAGACATTACTGCGAGGCGCCATGTCCCCCGCACCTGAACAGTTCGGACGCTACAAAGTGGAGCGGCTTCTTGGTGAAGGCGCTATGGGAAGGGTCTATCTGGCGCAGGATCCGGTTCTGGGGCGTAATGTTGCGATCAAGGTGATTTCGATAGCGCCACTACTCAAAGGCGCCAATCGGGAAGAGTATCTTTGCCGTTTTTCGGTCGAAGCCAAAGCATCCGCTCAATTGAGCCATCAATCGATTGTTGCCGTATATGATGCCGGTGATGAGGAGGGGATACCCTGGATTGCCTTTCAGTATGTAGAAGGCCGGAGTCTCGAGGACCTGCTGAAGGAGGCTGGTTGTCTGCCGGTTGACCGGGCGCTGTCGATTGCCGGTGATATAGCGTCGGCTTTACGCACGGCACACCACGACAAGATTATTCACCGCGACATAAAACCGGCCAATATTCTTATCGACAACACCACCGGTATTGCAAAACTTGCCGATTTTGGAGTTGCCAAGGCGCCCTGGGCTATGTTAACGCAGGAAGGCGCCACCCTCGGCTCGCCGGGATATATGTCGCCGGAGCAGGTTGACGGTGCGGAGCTTGACGAGCGCTCGGATATCTTTTCGCTCGGCGTGGTGATGTATGAAATGATCGCGGGAAAACACCCCTTTGCCCGGGAAACTGTTGCCGCGACCGTCTATGCAACACTTGGGGGATCATATGTCCCTCTTCGAGAGCATGCACCGGATATTCCTGAAGACCTCGAGCAGGGAGTGGCCCGGTGCCTGACACCGGATAAGGAGCAGCGCCTGAAATCCGCTGATGAACTTATGAGTCTGCTTCAAAATATCGATTGCACCGGAAAAGATAGGGTTGTAAAGTCTTCCTTGGCCGCAAAAAAAAAGTTTACGCAACAAAGCGAGCTGCCGAAGATTGTGATTCCGGTATCCGGGATAATGAAGTTTTTCGTTCGAATTGATGAATTGGTGCGCAGAAACCCAACGTTTAACAGGGTGATTGACCGTTCGGCAGACCTGTTTGTCCGGCTCAAGCCGCATGCCGCGGTTGCAAAACGGCGATGCGGCAAAGTGTTCATGTCGGGATCCCGCAGGCTCACCCGATTTATTGTCGCTCAATATAAAAAAACAGCCAAAGTGCTTGCCCACAACAGGCGGTTGCGCTATGCTTCTGTTGGAGTTTCTGCTGGAGCCGTTGTGGTTTTCGTCCTGCTGATGCTTTTATCTCCCGGCGAGGAATCGATTTCCGAATCCGGGATTTCAAAACTGCTGTCTTTTCCGGTTCCCGCACTCAGCAGCAACCATCGGGATATAATTGACAGTTGTCTCGTTCTGATGAACCGGGGTGATTTCGATGAAGCAGAAGAAAAAGCGGCCGCTCTTATCAAAGAGAAAGGCGCTGCCGCGGCATACGGGTACCTGCTCCAGGGAAGAATCGAGCTTGAAGATGAGGAGTATTTTGCCGCAAAAGACGCCTTTGAAAAGGCACTGGAACTTCCCCACGGTAAACGTGTCCTGGACAAAGAACGGCATGCCCTTTTAGAACAGACAAAAAGGCTCCTGACCCGGGAACGAGCACCCGAATCTTTGGCGTCTCTGGCAACGCATACGCTTGAGCTCGCCGGATACGAAAAAGTGCAGAAGTGGGCGTATGAAAAACCGTACTGGCTTCGGTGGAACACGGTGAGAATTCTCGAGGCTGCGGGAAAGGATGTTGATATGGTGGAGGTGTACATTCTCGATATGAACCATGGAGGCAGCGCCCGGACGCGTATTCGGGCGGCGCGCAAACTGGGTGAGCTGGGCGACAAACGGGCAATACCCGCACTCAAGGAAGTCAAGGAAAAGGGCCTGCGGGACCCCTTCGTCGCAAATGTGGCGTCATCGGTACTGGAAAAGTATTTCGAGGAATAG